The following are encoded in a window of Methanobrevibacter ruminantium M1 genomic DNA:
- a CDS encoding homocitrate synthase family protein: protein MQYYISPFNKEEEYKFPKNITIYDTTLRDGEQTPGVCFSKEDKLEIARKLDQFRIHQIEAGFPIVSSREADAVKAIANEGLDAQIICLARTKRADIDKALDCDVDGIITFMGTSDIHLEHKMHIKRQEALNICMKSIEYAKDHGLFVAFSAEDATRTDLDFLKRTYSKAESYGADRVHIADTVGAITPQGITFLIKELRKVTNVDIAMHCHNDFGLAVINSIYGLLAGGSAVSTTVNGIGERAGNASLEELVMSLKILYGKDLGFKTKYIQELSELVAEKTKLGIPYNKPVVGKNVFRHESGIHVDAVIEEPLTYEPYLPELVGQKRQLVLGKHSGCRAVKAKLDECGFKVTNDQLCQIVKKVKESREEGKYIDDNVFKDIVRSIDANYVDL from the coding sequence ATGCAATATTATATCAGTCCCTTTAACAAGGAAGAGGAATATAAATTCCCAAAAAACATAACAATTTATGATACTACCTTAAGAGATGGAGAACAAACTCCAGGGGTCTGTTTTTCAAAGGAAGACAAATTAGAGATTGCTAGAAAATTAGATCAATTTAGAATTCATCAGATTGAAGCGGGATTCCCTATCGTTTCAAGCCGTGAAGCAGATGCCGTAAAGGCAATAGCAAATGAAGGCTTGGATGCACAGATTATCTGTCTTGCAAGAACTAAAAGAGCAGACATCGATAAGGCTCTTGACTGTGATGTTGATGGAATAATCACATTCATGGGAACCTCAGACATTCATTTAGAGCACAAGATGCATATCAAAAGACAGGAAGCCTTGAATATTTGCATGAAATCCATTGAATACGCTAAGGACCATGGATTGTTCGTAGCATTCTCAGCAGAAGATGCTACAAGAACTGACTTGGACTTCTTAAAGAGAACCTACTCCAAAGCGGAAAGCTATGGGGCAGACAGGGTTCATATTGCAGACACAGTAGGAGCAATAACTCCTCAAGGAATCACTTTCCTAATCAAAGAGCTTAGAAAAGTCACAAATGTCGATATTGCAATGCATTGTCATAATGACTTTGGTCTTGCTGTAATAAACTCAATTTACGGACTTTTAGCAGGAGGTTCCGCTGTTTCAACAACTGTAAATGGAATCGGAGAAAGGGCAGGAAACGCATCACTTGAAGAGCTTGTAATGTCTCTAAAAATCTTATATGGAAAGGATTTAGGATTTAAGACCAAATACATTCAAGAGCTTTCAGAGCTTGTTGCAGAAAAGACAAAGCTTGGAATTCCTTATAATAAGCCTGTTGTAGGTAAAAACGTATTCAGACATGAATCTGGAATCCATGTGGATGCAGTGATTGAAGAGCCTCTTACATATGAGCCATATCTTCCAGAGCTTGTAGGACAAAAGAGACAATTAGTCTTAGGAAAGCATTCAGGATGCAGAGCTGTTAAGGCAAAATTAGATGAATGCGGATTTAAGGTTACAAATGATCAGCTTTGTCAGATAGTTAAAAAAGTCAAAGAAAGCAGAGAAGAAGGAAAATACATTGATGATAATGTATTTAAAGACATTGTAAGAAGCATTGATGCTAATTATGTTGACTTATAG
- the hacA gene encoding homoaconitase large subunit — MNITEKILSQKAGHEVEPGEIIEIGVDLAMSHDGTSPPAIKTFEKITDKVWDNEKIVIVFDHNIPANTIGSAEFQKVARNFIKTQGIKSHYIHGEGICHQVLPEKGHVEPGMVIVGADSHTCTYGAFGAFSTGMGATDLAMVYATGKTWFMVPEALKIEVEGSLRPGITSKDLILNIIGEIGIAGATYNTAEFCGETIDNLDVESRMTMTNMAIEMGAKNGIMEPNKATIEYVCNRTGKSKDQLNIIKSDKDSNYLKEYLFNVDDMEAQIACPNDVDNVNPLSKVEGTHIDQGFIGSCTNGRLNDLAQAAAVLEGKQVHDDVRLIIIPASKEIYQKAMDLGYIKTFLDAGAIVSNPGCGPCLGGHMGVLSEGETSISSTNRNFKGRMGDPNSSVYLANAGVVAASAVSGFIQNPDSL, encoded by the coding sequence TTGAATATTACAGAAAAAATATTATCTCAAAAAGCAGGCCACGAAGTCGAACCGGGAGAAATAATTGAAATTGGCGTCGATTTAGCCATGTCCCACGATGGAACTTCACCTCCTGCAATAAAAACCTTTGAAAAAATCACAGATAAGGTATGGGACAATGAAAAGATAGTCATTGTCTTTGACCACAACATTCCAGCAAATACAATAGGATCTGCAGAGTTTCAAAAGGTAGCAAGAAACTTTATCAAGACCCAAGGCATAAAAAGCCATTACATTCATGGAGAAGGTATATGCCATCAGGTTCTTCCTGAAAAGGGACATGTTGAGCCTGGAATGGTCATCGTCGGTGCAGACTCACACACATGCACATACGGTGCATTCGGAGCATTTTCAACAGGAATGGGTGCAACTGACCTAGCAATGGTCTATGCAACTGGAAAGACATGGTTTATGGTTCCTGAAGCATTAAAGATAGAAGTTGAAGGAAGCTTAAGGCCAGGAATAACATCCAAGGACCTTATTCTAAACATAATAGGAGAGATAGGAATTGCCGGAGCAACCTACAACACTGCAGAGTTCTGCGGAGAGACAATAGACAATCTGGATGTTGAAAGCCGAATGACCATGACAAATATGGCAATTGAGATGGGAGCTAAAAACGGAATAATGGAGCCAAACAAGGCAACAATAGAGTATGTCTGCAATAGAACCGGCAAAAGCAAAGACCAATTGAATATAATAAAATCAGACAAGGACTCAAACTATCTCAAGGAATATCTCTTCAATGTAGATGATATGGAAGCCCAAATAGCCTGTCCAAATGATGTTGACAATGTCAATCCTCTCTCAAAAGTGGAAGGAACCCATATAGACCAAGGATTTATTGGATCATGCACAAACGGAAGGCTCAATGACCTTGCACAAGCTGCAGCAGTCCTAGAAGGCAAGCAAGTCCATGACGATGTAAGATTAATTATTATCCCTGCATCCAAGGAAATCTATCAAAAGGCAATGGATTTAGGTTATATCAAAACATTCCTGGATGCTGGAGCGATTGTATCAAATCCTGGATGTGGACCATGCCTTGGAGGACATATGGGAGTCTTATCCGAAGGGGAAACAAGCATCTCATCTACAAACAGAAACTTCAAGGGAAGAATGGGAGATCCTAATTCATCAGTATACCTTGCAAATGCAGGAGTTGTAGCTGCATCTGCAGTCTCTGGATTCATACAAAACCCAGATAGCTTATAA